A stretch of Paracoccus sp. MA DNA encodes these proteins:
- a CDS encoding FAD-binding oxidoreductase → MATVIVGAGIIGTSLAYELQKRGRQVILLDKGEVGRGASYGNMASIAVTEFMPASRPSVWKQIPGWMLDPEGPVRVSPAYMPKLIPWFMRFIAASRPSKLRQLEAQGAALCARVYDDLLPLLRETGLEGELTEEGCLSLYSDEAEFRADREHIEILERFGFPHRRLTGAEARELEPELSDSIGIAVLFPQNRSLRDPHRLVVALADRFAALGGRIERGEVAGFDRSDRITAVRLTDGRTIPADEVVICAGAHSARLSKLLGEPMPLETERGYHTQIMAPGISMRHSIIWPARAFMVTPTAGGIRVGGTVEMAGLDAPPDYRRSKITVKRAREALPNLRCEDFTEWMGHRPAFPDTVPVMSASGKVPGVFYATGHGHLGVTYAATNARLMGDLITGAPPPIDMRPYRIDRF, encoded by the coding sequence ATGGCCACGGTCATCGTCGGCGCGGGCATCATCGGGACAAGCCTTGCCTATGAGCTGCAAAAGCGCGGCCGGCAGGTCATCCTGCTGGACAAGGGCGAGGTCGGGCGCGGCGCCTCCTATGGCAACATGGCCTCGATCGCGGTGACGGAATTCATGCCCGCCTCGCGCCCCTCGGTCTGGAAACAGATCCCCGGCTGGATGCTGGACCCCGAAGGCCCGGTGCGCGTCAGCCCCGCTTACATGCCGAAACTGATCCCCTGGTTCATGCGGTTCATCGCCGCCTCGCGCCCCTCGAAGCTGCGCCAGCTGGAGGCGCAGGGCGCGGCGCTGTGCGCGCGCGTCTATGACGACCTGCTGCCGCTGCTGCGCGAAACGGGCCTTGAGGGCGAGCTGACCGAGGAAGGCTGCCTGTCGCTTTACAGCGACGAGGCCGAATTCCGCGCCGACCGCGAGCATATCGAGATCCTCGAACGCTTCGGCTTTCCGCACCGGCGGCTGACCGGCGCCGAGGCCCGCGAATTGGAGCCGGAACTGTCGGACAGCATCGGCATCGCCGTGCTGTTCCCGCAGAACCGCAGCCTGCGCGACCCGCATCGGCTGGTCGTCGCCCTTGCCGACCGCTTCGCCGCGCTTGGCGGCCGCATCGAGCGCGGCGAGGTCGCCGGCTTCGACCGCAGCGACCGCATCACCGCCGTGCGGCTGACGGACGGCCGCACCATCCCTGCCGACGAAGTGGTGATCTGCGCCGGCGCCCATAGCGCCCGGCTCTCGAAACTGCTGGGCGAGCCGATGCCGCTGGAGACCGAGCGCGGCTATCACACCCAGATCATGGCGCCCGGCATCTCGATGCGGCATTCGATCATCTGGCCCGCCCGCGCCTTCATGGTCACGCCCACCGCGGGCGGCATCCGCGTCGGCGGCACGGTCGAGATGGCGGGGCTGGACGCGCCGCCCGACTATCGGCGCAGCAAGATCACCGTGAAGCGCGCGCGCGAGGCGCTGCCGAACCTGCGTTGCGAGGATTTCACCGAATGGATGGGCCACCGGCCGGCCTTCCCCGATACCGTGCCGGTCATGTCGGCCTCGGGCAAGGTGCCGGGCGTGTTCTATGCCACCGGCCACGGCCATCTGGGCGTGACCTATGCCGCGACCAATGCCAGGCTGATGGGCGACCTGATCACCGGGGCGCCCCCGCCCATCGACATGCGCCCCTATCGCATCGACCGTTTCTGA
- a CDS encoding amino acid ABC transporter permease, whose protein sequence is MDYTLDLGAVTRNMGPLMDGLWVTLQLTLAANVIGVIAGFALALLTTSKLALLRWPSMLFVEFFRCTPAIVQIVWFFYCVPMIFNVFWGPVFMGIIALGLNLTAFNAEAYRASIQAVPREHLDAGIALGLSPTQRILNIVLPQALRNSVPVLLTNGIGIFQQSALVAIVGVADLMYQGKTLATATYRPIETFTVVALIYLAISYPVGQFVNWLERRQSHS, encoded by the coding sequence ATGGATTACACACTCGACTTGGGAGCGGTCACCCGGAACATGGGCCCGCTCATGGACGGGCTTTGGGTGACGCTGCAGCTGACGCTGGCCGCCAATGTCATCGGCGTCATCGCCGGTTTCGCGCTGGCCCTGCTGACCACCAGCAAGCTTGCCCTCCTGCGCTGGCCGTCGATGCTGTTCGTGGAATTCTTCCGCTGCACCCCGGCCATCGTCCAGATCGTCTGGTTCTTCTATTGCGTGCCGATGATCTTCAACGTGTTCTGGGGCCCGGTCTTCATGGGCATCATCGCCCTGGGCCTGAACCTGACCGCCTTCAATGCCGAAGCCTATCGCGCCTCGATCCAGGCGGTGCCGCGCGAGCATCTGGATGCCGGCATCGCCCTGGGTCTGTCGCCGACGCAGCGGATCCTGAACATCGTGCTGCCGCAGGCCCTGCGCAATTCGGTGCCGGTGCTCTTGACCAACGGCATCGGCATCTTCCAGCAAAGCGCGCTGGTCGCCATCGTCGGCGTCGCCGACCTGATGTATCAGGGCAAGACGCTGGCCACGGCCACCTATCGCCCGATCGAGACCTTCACGGTCGTCGCCCTGATCTATCTCGCCATCTCCTACCCGGTCGGCCAGTTCGTGAACTGGCTGGAGCGCCGGCAGAGCCATTCGTAA
- a CDS encoding ABC transporter substrate-binding protein: MALAVALSAGVASAQETGGYWQKVQSAGKLRCGAAVAPPYVMRDPATGEYSGFYADLCREFAAVLEVQPEFVDTTWDNIVAGLQAGKWDMSLALNRTPVRAMAVQFSIPAMEYQISLVYNKDNPKIPANPVSVADVDVAGVTMAVMAGTAQDKAISAAVKNATILRLPSADETRLAVQSRRADIIVDASDTNLLFTQANPDWAVALNPEPALAKQGVSFGLPLSLRASDVAVVDIFLEEKVATGAVDALITKAADEVLAASGN, from the coding sequence ATGGCCTTGGCCGTCGCGCTCTCGGCAGGCGTTGCCTCTGCCCAGGAAACCGGTGGCTACTGGCAGAAGGTTCAAAGTGCCGGCAAGCTGCGCTGCGGCGCCGCCGTCGCCCCGCCCTATGTGATGCGCGATCCGGCAACGGGCGAGTATTCCGGCTTCTACGCCGATCTCTGCCGCGAATTCGCCGCCGTGCTGGAGGTGCAGCCGGAATTCGTCGACACCACCTGGGACAATATCGTGGCCGGGCTTCAGGCCGGGAAGTGGGACATGTCGCTGGCGCTGAACCGCACCCCGGTGCGCGCCATGGCGGTGCAGTTCTCGATCCCGGCGATGGAATACCAGATCTCGCTCGTCTACAACAAGGACAACCCCAAGATCCCGGCGAACCCGGTTTCGGTCGCGGATGTCGACGTGGCCGGCGTCACCATGGCGGTCATGGCCGGGACCGCCCAGGACAAGGCGATCTCGGCCGCGGTCAAGAACGCGACCATCCTGCGCCTGCCCTCGGCCGACGAGACCCGCCTGGCCGTGCAGTCGCGCCGCGCCGATATCATCGTCGACGCCTCGGACACCAACCTGCTGTTCACGCAGGCGAACCCGGACTGGGCGGTCGCCCTGAACCCCGAACCGGCGCTGGCCAAGCAGGGCGTGTCCTTCGGCCTGCCGCTGAGCCTGCGCGCCTCGGACGTGGCCGTCGTGGACATCTTCCTTGAGGAAAAGGTCGCCACCGGCGCCGTCGATGCGCTGATCACCAAGGCGGCCGACGAGGTTCTGGCCGCAAGCGGGAACTGA
- a CDS encoding GntR family transcriptional regulator: MADEAEIRHAKGTGWRFVYQTLHDEILSLVLEPGALLDETTLAERFGMSRSPIREALIRLSGDDLVVTLSNRSTIVAPIDVLSFPKYVEALDLAQRMNTRLAAELRSEADLKAIAARQKEFEAAVKSGNHLLMSEANKQFHMAIATAGRNPYLAAFYERLLNQGRRMLHLHFDYIERSNDSYLLTDEHTEMLEAIRARDVERADALAHAHTRQFRDNFIEFMKENYSQNFSFVGK; this comes from the coding sequence TTGGCCGACGAAGCTGAGATCAGGCATGCCAAGGGGACGGGCTGGCGCTTTGTCTACCAGACCTTGCACGACGAGATTCTGTCCCTGGTTCTGGAGCCGGGGGCGCTTCTGGACGAGACGACATTGGCCGAGCGATTCGGCATGTCGCGCTCACCCATCCGCGAGGCGCTGATCCGCCTGTCGGGCGACGACCTGGTGGTGACGCTGTCGAACCGCTCGACCATCGTGGCGCCGATCGACGTGCTGAGCTTTCCGAAATATGTCGAGGCGCTGGACTTGGCGCAGCGCATGAACACACGCCTGGCCGCCGAATTGCGCAGCGAGGCCGACCTGAAGGCCATTGCCGCGCGGCAGAAAGAGTTCGAGGCGGCGGTCAAGAGCGGCAACCACCTGCTGATGTCCGAGGCGAACAAGCAGTTCCACATGGCCATTGCCACCGCCGGCCGAAATCCCTATCTGGCCGCCTTCTACGAGCGGCTGCTGAATCAGGGCCGCCGCATGCTGCACCTGCATTTCGACTATATCGAGCGCAGCAACGACAGCTATCTGCTGACGGACGAGCATACCGAGATGCTGGAGGCCATCCGGGCGCGGGATGTCGAGCGGGCCGATGCGCTGGCCCATGCCCATACCCGGCAGTTCCGCGACAACTTCATCGAGTTCATGAAGGAAAACTATTCGCAGAACTTCTCCTTCGTCGGGAAGTAG
- a CDS encoding Ldh family oxidoreductase encodes MTFALDPNATHIPFDLLVLRLRSLLEEAGASEEVAAILARNCAACERDGTFSHGVFRIPGYLATLRSGWVDGHAQPQIARVGASYLRIDAMNGFAQPALEAASEDIRAMIGESGAAIVALRNSHHFSALWPDVEPWADAGLVALTMVTGGPAVMPRGVARPVFGTNPIAFATPVEGGLPIAMDFATSFMSQGDLRIARDEGRRVPLGTGIGRQGRDTEDPAEILDEGGILPFGGHKGALLSLMVELLASALTGGPFSHEVDMSSAPGAEIPRTGQLLIVLDPQRGGNDQFGRRVAGLVQMLRDAGMTRLPGDHRYRRRSEAAGRGIPVTPAIRELFA; translated from the coding sequence ATGACCTTTGCCCTTGACCCGAATGCCACGCATATCCCGTTCGACCTGCTGGTCCTGCGCCTGCGAAGCCTGCTGGAGGAGGCGGGTGCCTCGGAAGAGGTGGCGGCGATCCTTGCCCGGAACTGCGCGGCGTGCGAGCGCGACGGCACCTTCAGCCATGGCGTGTTTCGCATCCCCGGCTATCTTGCGACCTTGCGCAGCGGCTGGGTGGACGGCCATGCGCAACCGCAGATCGCTCGTGTCGGCGCATCCTATCTGCGCATCGACGCCATGAACGGCTTCGCCCAGCCGGCCCTGGAGGCCGCAAGCGAGGACATCCGGGCCATGATCGGGGAAAGCGGCGCCGCGATCGTCGCGCTGCGCAATTCGCATCATTTCAGCGCGCTCTGGCCCGATGTCGAGCCCTGGGCCGATGCCGGGCTGGTTGCCCTGACCATGGTGACCGGAGGGCCGGCCGTCATGCCGAGGGGCGTCGCCCGGCCGGTTTTCGGCACCAATCCGATTGCCTTCGCCACGCCGGTCGAGGGCGGCCTGCCCATCGCGATGGATTTCGCCACCTCGTTCATGTCGCAGGGCGACCTGCGCATCGCGCGGGATGAAGGGCGGCGCGTTCCTCTTGGCACCGGGATCGGGCGGCAGGGCAGGGATACGGAAGACCCCGCGGAAATCCTGGACGAGGGCGGCATCCTGCCCTTCGGCGGCCACAAGGGCGCCCTGTTGTCCCTGATGGTCGAGCTGCTCGCCTCGGCCCTGACCGGCGGGCCCTTCTCGCATGAGGTGGATATGTCCTCGGCGCCGGGGGCCGAGATTCCGCGCACCGGGCAGTTGCTGATCGTGCTGGATCCGCAACGCGGCGGCAACGATCAGTTCGGCCGCCGCGTCGCCGGGCTGGTGCAGATGCTGCGCGACGCGGGAATGACGCGCTTGCCCGGCGACCACCGCTACCGGCGGCGTTCCGAAGCGGCCGGGCGGGGAATCCCCGTAACCCCCGCGATCCGGGAATTGTTCGCCTGA
- a CDS encoding amino acid ABC transporter permease produces the protein MGMTLDFSILLRFTDALAIGLWTTIKLTLLCIVLGTSLGFVIGLLRSSGNAFVRGLLGLYVELFRGTPVLIQLFWIFFCLPLILGVEFSNFVSATIALTLYMGAITSETFRASLRSVGREQMDACVALGLPRAAQIVNVILPQAVLRAVPTLLSNAVSLFKESALVSAVGMADLMFIGQNISNNTARPVEVLTVVAGIYFVIAFPLTRAVTVVEQKLLRKFSA, from the coding sequence ATGGGTATGACACTGGATTTCTCGATCCTGCTGCGCTTTACCGATGCGCTGGCCATCGGGCTGTGGACCACGATCAAGCTGACCTTGCTGTGCATCGTCCTGGGCACCTCGCTGGGCTTCGTCATCGGCTTGCTGCGCAGCAGCGGCAATGCCTTCGTCCGCGGCCTGCTGGGCCTTTATGTCGAACTGTTCCGGGGCACGCCGGTGCTGATCCAGCTGTTCTGGATCTTCTTCTGCCTGCCGCTGATCCTGGGGGTCGAGTTCTCGAACTTCGTCTCGGCCACCATCGCATTGACGCTCTACATGGGTGCGATCACCTCCGAGACCTTCCGCGCCTCGCTGCGTTCGGTGGGCCGCGAGCAGATGGATGCCTGCGTGGCGCTTGGCCTGCCGCGTGCGGCGCAGATCGTGAACGTGATCCTGCCCCAGGCGGTGCTGCGCGCCGTGCCGACGCTGCTGTCCAACGCCGTGTCGCTGTTCAAGGAAAGCGCGCTGGTCTCGGCGGTGGGCATGGCCGACCTGATGTTCATCGGCCAGAACATCTCGAACAACACGGCCCGCCCGGTCGAGGTGCTGACCGTGGTTGCCGGCATCTACTTCGTCATCGCCTTCCCCCTGACGCGGGCCGTCACCGTCGTCGAGCAGAAGCTGCTGCGCAAATTCTCTGCATAA
- a CDS encoding shikimate dehydrogenase, whose protein sequence is MITGKTRIFFMLADPIHHVRTPEVLNPLFRARGIDAVMVPVHYAPADFAAAWQAMKRMRNLGGMVVSVPLKEQVAELADRVGDEAMELGAANTVRREEDGTIVAENFDGRGFLQGLLQGGADARGREALLLGAGGAGRAIAFGLARSGVASLRVHDPDVARAQSLADRIAASYPQLRATAGSNDLEGIELLVNASPCGLHPETDPAPVDLSRLRPDILVADIIMKPRETPLLRAAQAKGCQIRYGAPMLDSQLELMLQFFGY, encoded by the coding sequence ATGATCACCGGCAAAACCCGGATCTTCTTCATGCTCGCGGACCCGATCCACCACGTCCGCACCCCCGAGGTGCTGAACCCGTTATTCAGGGCGCGGGGCATCGACGCAGTAATGGTGCCGGTTCATTACGCGCCGGCAGACTTCGCCGCCGCCTGGCAGGCGATGAAGCGGATGCGCAACCTGGGCGGCATGGTGGTCAGCGTGCCGCTGAAGGAACAGGTGGCAGAACTGGCCGATCGCGTCGGCGATGAAGCGATGGAGCTTGGCGCCGCGAACACCGTCCGCCGGGAAGAGGACGGCACCATAGTGGCCGAGAATTTCGATGGCCGCGGCTTCCTGCAAGGGCTGCTGCAGGGCGGTGCCGATGCCAGAGGACGCGAGGCGCTGCTTCTGGGCGCCGGCGGCGCCGGGCGCGCCATTGCCTTCGGCCTGGCCCGCAGCGGGGTGGCCTCGTTGCGGGTGCATGATCCCGACGTGGCCCGCGCGCAATCGCTGGCCGACAGGATCGCCGCAAGCTATCCGCAGCTGCGTGCCACCGCAGGGTCGAACGATCTGGAGGGGATCGAGCTGCTGGTCAATGCCTCGCCCTGCGGGCTGCACCCGGAAACCGATCCGGCGCCGGTCGATCTGTCCCGATTGCGCCCCGACATCCTTGTCGCCGACATCATCATGAAGCCGCGCGAAACCCCGCTGCTGCGCGCCGCGCAGGCGAAGGGCTGCCAGATCCGTTACGGCGCGCCGATGCTGGACAGCCAGCTTGAGCTGATGCTGCAATTCTTCGGCTACTGA
- a CDS encoding amino acid ABC transporter ATP-binding protein: MADMQDGSALVEIHDLHKSYGPNIQVLKGLNIEMMPGERVVVIGPSGGGKSTLLRVVMGLEQIQGGEIRFGGKPYISTKGGKTVIDTEVRKQIGMVFQHYTLFPHLSIMENLILAPRKVNGESRASARERGQKILERFGLGAKADAYPSQLSGGQKQRVAIARALMLDPRLMLFDEVTSALDPELVAEVEAVILQLAEQGMPMMMVTHDMWFARNVASRVIFCAGGVVVEDGPPEQVLGDPKEERTREFINRVFHIKA; the protein is encoded by the coding sequence ATGGCGGATATGCAGGACGGGTCTGCGCTGGTCGAGATCCACGACCTTCACAAGAGCTATGGTCCGAACATCCAGGTTCTCAAGGGCCTCAACATCGAGATGATGCCGGGCGAGCGCGTCGTGGTCATCGGCCCCTCGGGCGGCGGCAAGTCGACGCTCTTGCGCGTGGTCATGGGGCTGGAACAGATCCAGGGCGGCGAGATCCGCTTCGGCGGCAAGCCCTATATCTCGACCAAGGGCGGCAAGACCGTCATCGACACCGAGGTGCGCAAGCAAATCGGCATGGTCTTCCAGCATTACACCCTGTTCCCGCATCTGAGCATCATGGAAAACCTGATCCTCGCCCCGCGCAAGGTGAACGGCGAAAGCCGCGCCTCGGCCCGCGAGCGCGGACAGAAGATCCTGGAGCGTTTCGGCCTGGGCGCCAAGGCCGACGCCTATCCCAGCCAGCTGTCGGGCGGCCAGAAGCAGCGCGTCGCCATCGCCCGCGCGCTGATGCTGGACCCGCGGCTGATGCTCTTCGACGAGGTGACCTCGGCGCTCGACCCGGAACTGGTGGCGGAAGTCGAGGCGGTGATCCTGCAGCTGGCCGAACAGGGCATGCCGATGATGATGGTGACCCATGACATGTGGTTTGCCCGCAACGTCGCCAGCCGGGTGATCTTCTGCGCCGGCGGCGTGGTGGTCGAGGACGGCCCGCCCGAGCAGGTGCTGGGCGATCCCAAGGAGGAACGCACCCGCGAATTCATCAACCGCGTCTTCCATATCAAGGCCTGA
- the dapA gene encoding 4-hydroxy-tetrahydrodipicolinate synthase, which yields MKLQGVMPALVTPFDAAGKIDFAAFEKLLTNLREAGVSGWVPCGSSGEYNFMSDEERDSVLKFVKDFAKPGEILIAGTNAPSTAGVIANTLRAKEMGYDAVLLATPFYTKPTQAELIKHFQTVLEATDMPIVLYSYPDKDGIELGWEVLDALADDPRIIGIKESSGSLQRAIGIATRYKDRIQLVSGSDDIALDFMFWGADAWICGPANCMAKAVCDLDRTYRSGDLDKARAQMATLYTAMNILESGKFVQKLKYGCEIQGMPVGECRAPLGPLTDEEKADFRAAMEPILNW from the coding sequence ATGAAACTGCAAGGTGTCATGCCCGCCCTTGTCACGCCCTTCGACGCGGCCGGCAAGATCGACTTCGCCGCTTTCGAGAAGCTGCTGACCAACCTGCGCGAAGCCGGCGTCTCGGGCTGGGTGCCCTGCGGCTCCTCGGGCGAATACAACTTCATGTCCGACGAGGAACGCGACAGCGTGCTGAAATTCGTCAAGGACTTCGCCAAGCCGGGCGAGATCCTGATCGCCGGCACCAACGCGCCCTCGACCGCCGGCGTCATCGCCAACACGCTGCGCGCCAAGGAAATGGGCTATGATGCCGTGCTGCTGGCGACGCCCTTCTACACCAAGCCGACGCAGGCCGAGCTGATCAAGCATTTCCAGACGGTGCTGGAAGCCACCGACATGCCCATCGTGCTTTACAGCTACCCGGACAAGGACGGCATCGAGCTGGGCTGGGAGGTGCTGGACGCGCTGGCCGACGATCCGCGCATCATCGGCATCAAGGAAAGCTCGGGCTCGCTGCAGCGCGCCATCGGCATCGCCACCCGCTACAAGGACCGCATCCAGCTGGTCTCGGGCTCGGACGACATCGCGCTGGACTTCATGTTCTGGGGCGCCGACGCCTGGATCTGCGGGCCGGCGAACTGCATGGCCAAGGCGGTCTGCGACCTCGACCGCACCTATCGCTCTGGCGACCTCGACAAGGCGCGCGCGCAGATGGCGACGCTTTATACCGCGATGAACATTCTGGAATCGGGCAAGTTCGTGCAGAAGCTGAAATACGGCTGCGAGATCCAGGGCATGCCGGTCGGCGAATGCCGGGCGCCCCTTGGCCCGCTGACGGATGAGGAAAAGGCCGATTTCCGCGCCGCCATGGAGCCGATCCTGAACTGGTAA
- a CDS encoding aspartate aminotransferase family protein yields the protein MNAQDKPRINIGMVNGFDPDNMGNLDPAMQDLIRRRRRLLGPAYRLMYADPVQISRALGTRLWDRDGNEYLDAYNNVVSVGHCNPRVVEAVHRQMQTLCTHTRYVQDEILEFAEQIVPSFGEPIEHIMFTCTGSEANDLALRIAMHQTGRKGIVITSEAYTGNSHLTAGLSPSLGRKSPLGQWVRRISTPDSYRMDPSEIGARLARQVRHEIDELERRGEGIAAFIADSLFSSDGIYAHPTDILQQITEVVHAAGGVVIADEVQAGFGRSGDRLWGFQRHGQVPDIVTMGKPMGNGFPVAAVALRGEVVERFGNEMRYFNTFGGNTVAIAAAQATFDVIRDDGLQENAARIGAMIQDGFRQIAKEDGRIGDVRGAGLYIGVEFVRDHDSKEPDSATALAVIDGLRQRRVLISATGHHANTLKIRPPLVFSESDVDRLLTETRNALAAI from the coding sequence ATGAATGCGCAGGACAAGCCCCGGATCAACATCGGCATGGTGAACGGCTTCGACCCGGACAACATGGGCAACCTGGATCCGGCGATGCAGGATCTGATCCGCCGGCGCCGCCGCCTGCTGGGTCCCGCCTATCGCCTGATGTATGCCGATCCGGTGCAGATCAGCCGCGCCCTGGGCACCAGGCTGTGGGACCGCGACGGCAACGAATATCTGGACGCCTATAACAACGTCGTCTCGGTGGGTCATTGCAACCCGCGCGTGGTCGAGGCGGTGCATCGGCAGATGCAGACGCTCTGCACCCATACCCGTTATGTGCAGGACGAAATCCTGGAATTCGCCGAACAGATCGTGCCGAGTTTCGGCGAACCGATCGAACATATCATGTTCACCTGCACCGGCTCCGAGGCGAATGATCTGGCGCTGCGCATCGCCATGCACCAGACCGGGCGCAAGGGCATCGTCATCACCTCGGAAGCCTATACCGGCAATTCCCATCTGACGGCGGGCCTGTCGCCTTCGCTGGGCAGGAAAAGCCCGCTGGGGCAATGGGTGCGCCGCATATCCACACCCGACTCCTATCGCATGGACCCGTCCGAGATCGGCGCCCGACTGGCCCGGCAGGTCCGGCACGAGATCGACGAGTTGGAACGTCGCGGCGAAGGCATCGCCGCCTTCATCGCGGATTCGCTGTTCTCCTCGGATGGCATCTATGCCCATCCGACCGACATCCTCCAGCAGATTACCGAGGTCGTCCATGCCGCCGGCGGCGTGGTCATCGCCGACGAGGTGCAGGCGGGCTTCGGCCGTTCGGGCGACCGGCTCTGGGGGTTCCAGCGCCACGGCCAGGTGCCGGACATCGTCACCATGGGCAAGCCGATGGGCAACGGCTTTCCGGTCGCGGCGGTCGCGCTGCGCGGCGAGGTGGTCGAGCGTTTCGGCAACGAAATGCGCTATTTCAACACCTTCGGCGGCAATACCGTGGCCATCGCGGCGGCGCAGGCGACCTTCGACGTGATCCGCGACGACGGGTTGCAGGAAAACGCCGCCCGGATCGGCGCGATGATCCAGGACGGTTTCCGCCAGATTGCCAAGGAAGACGGGCGCATCGGCGATGTGCGCGGCGCGGGCCTCTATATCGGGGTCGAATTCGTCAGGGACCACGACAGCAAGGAACCGGATTCGGCGACGGCCCTGGCCGTGATCGACGGCCTGCGGCAGCGGCGGGTGCTGATCTCGGCGACCGGCCATCACGCCAATACCCTGAAGATCCGGCCGCCGCTGGTGTTCTCGGAAAGTGACGTGGACCGGCTGCTGACCGAAACCCGCAACGCACTGGCTGCGATCTGA
- a CDS encoding proline racemase family protein: MRWKRTLNVVDSHCEGEIGRVITGGIGQVPGQTMFDKKLWLESNLDEIRKLVLFEPRGAVWHNANIILPSNHPEAAMGYVILETTEYPAMSGSNTICVATVLLETGILPMVEPVTELVLEAPAGLIRVRCECRDGKVLSVRLVNQPAFCYHRDAMVEAADLGFAIEPHEARDLCDLGQRLKAAAVEQLPVAYPGNPDMPGITNTEFMGPLRRENGCLVARNTVVVSPGRCDRSPCGTGSSARLALMHARGEIKPGETFIHESITGSRFTCQIDGLTRLAQYDAVIPAIAGQAWITGLYQMGLDPTDPYPEGFTLADTWFDG; the protein is encoded by the coding sequence ATGCGCTGGAAGCGGACCCTGAACGTCGTCGACAGCCATTGCGAGGGCGAGATCGGCCGGGTGATCACCGGAGGGATCGGGCAGGTTCCCGGCCAGACCATGTTCGACAAGAAGCTCTGGCTTGAAAGCAACCTGGACGAGATCCGCAAGCTGGTGCTGTTCGAGCCGCGCGGTGCGGTCTGGCACAATGCCAACATCATCCTGCCGTCCAACCACCCGGAAGCGGCGATGGGCTACGTCATCCTCGAGACGACGGAATATCCGGCCATGTCCGGCTCGAACACGATCTGCGTGGCGACCGTCCTGCTGGAAACCGGCATTCTGCCGATGGTCGAGCCGGTGACCGAACTGGTGCTCGAGGCGCCCGCCGGGCTGATCCGGGTCCGTTGCGAATGCCGGGACGGCAAGGTGTTGAGCGTCCGCTTGGTCAACCAGCCCGCCTTCTGCTATCACCGGGACGCCATGGTCGAGGCGGCCGACCTGGGCTTTGCCATCGAACCGCACGAGGCCCGCGACCTTTGCGACCTGGGTCAGCGCCTGAAGGCGGCGGCGGTCGAGCAATTGCCTGTCGCCTATCCCGGCAACCCCGACATGCCGGGGATCACCAATACCGAGTTCATGGGGCCGCTTCGCCGCGAAAACGGCTGCCTGGTGGCGCGCAATACGGTCGTCGTCTCGCCCGGACGCTGCGACCGCTCGCCCTGCGGCACCGGCTCTTCGGCGCGGCTGGCGCTGATGCATGCCCGCGGCGAGATCAAGCCGGGAGAGACCTTCATCCACGAATCGATCACCGGCAGCCGCTTCACCTGCCAGATCGACGGGCTGACCCGGCTTGCGCAATACGATGCGGTGATCCCCGCCATCGCCGGGCAGGCCTGGATCACCGGCCTTTATCAGATGGGGCTCGACCCGACGGATCCCTATCCCGAGGGCTTCACGCTTGCCGACACCTGGTTCGACGGTTGA